A window of Pantoea agglomerans contains these coding sequences:
- a CDS encoding DcrB family lipoprotein, whose protein sequence is MRNLVKYAGIGLLVLGLAACDQKKDDATGSNGTSASQSAQNVTLLDGKLSFSLPAGMSDKSGKLGNQTTNMHVYADETGARAVIVIAGEATNEGLDVLAQRLEQQQRNRDPQLQVVSDKAITLKDQPAQRLDSVVSANNQTSWSSVILAKVDGKLLTLQITLPGDNQQQAQSDADSIIQSITLK, encoded by the coding sequence ATGCGAAACTTAGTGAAATATGCGGGAATTGGCTTACTGGTGCTGGGCCTGGCGGCCTGCGATCAGAAGAAAGATGACGCCACCGGCAGCAACGGCACCAGCGCCAGCCAGTCGGCGCAGAACGTAACGCTGCTGGACGGCAAGCTGAGCTTCTCGCTGCCGGCAGGCATGTCGGACAAGAGCGGCAAGCTGGGCAACCAGACGACGAATATGCATGTTTACGCCGATGAAACCGGCGCGCGTGCCGTGATCGTTATCGCCGGCGAAGCCACTAACGAAGGGCTGGATGTGCTGGCGCAGCGTCTGGAACAGCAGCAGCGCAACCGCGACCCGCAGCTGCAGGTGGTCTCTGATAAAGCGATTACCCTGAAAGATCAGCCTGCGCAGCGTCTGGACAGCGTGGTCTCCGCCAATAACCAGACCTCCTGGTCCTCGGTGATTCTGGCGAAGGTCGACGGCAAACTGCTGACGCTGCAGATTACCCTGCCGGGCGACAACCAGCAGCAGGCGCAGAGCGATGCGGACAGCATCATTCAGAGCATCACGCTGAAATAA
- a CDS encoding 7-cyano-7-deazaguanine/7-aminomethyl-7-deazaguanine transporter encodes MIAFSSRQRQHALIWLSLFHLLVIISSNYLVQLPVSIFGFHTTWGAFSFPFIFLATDLTVRIFGAPLARRIILAVMVPALFVSYLVSSLFYQGEWQGLATLQNVNLFVARIACASFMAYALGQILDVHVFNRLRQLPQWWIAPGCAMFLGNISDTLAFFFIAFYKSTDPFMAAHWVEIALVDYSFKVLICLVFFLPAYGVLLNAMLKRLAERSQRPQINFG; translated from the coding sequence ATGATCGCATTTTCTTCGCGTCAGCGTCAGCATGCGCTGATCTGGCTCTCCCTGTTTCACCTGCTGGTGATTATCTCCAGCAACTATCTGGTGCAGCTGCCGGTTTCTATTTTCGGCTTCCATACCACCTGGGGCGCCTTTAGCTTCCCGTTTATCTTTCTGGCCACCGATCTGACCGTGCGTATTTTCGGCGCGCCGCTGGCACGCCGCATTATCCTCGCGGTGATGGTTCCGGCGCTGTTTGTCTCCTATCTGGTCTCCAGCCTCTTCTATCAGGGAGAGTGGCAGGGCCTGGCGACGCTGCAAAACGTTAACCTGTTCGTCGCGCGCATCGCCTGCGCCAGCTTTATGGCCTACGCGCTGGGGCAGATCCTCGACGTTCACGTCTTTAACCGCCTGCGCCAGCTGCCGCAGTGGTGGATTGCGCCGGGCTGCGCAATGTTCCTCGGCAATATCAGCGATACGCTCGCCTTCTTCTTTATCGCCTTCTATAAGAGCACAGACCCCTTTATGGCCGCGCACTGGGTTGAGATCGCGCTGGTGGACTACAGCTTTAAAGTGCTGATCTGCCTGGTCTTCTTCCTGCCCGCCTACGGTGTGCTGCTCAATGCGATGCTGAAACGTCTGGCGGAGCGCTCGCAGCGCCCGCAGATAAATTTCGGCTAA
- the tusA gene encoding sulfurtransferase TusA, producing the protein MSDNFSHADHQLDALGLRCPEPVMMVRKTVRTMQDGETLLIIADDPATTRDIPGFCRFMEHRLLAQQTETLPYHYLIQKGLGA; encoded by the coding sequence ATGAGCGACAACTTCTCCCATGCCGACCATCAGCTGGATGCCCTGGGCCTGCGCTGCCCGGAGCCGGTAATGATGGTGCGTAAAACGGTCCGCACCATGCAGGATGGGGAAACGCTGCTGATTATCGCCGACGATCCGGCTACCACGCGCGATATTCCCGGCTTCTGCCGCTTTATGGAGCATCGCCTGCTGGCGCAGCAGACCGAGACCCTGCCTTATCACTACCTGATCCAGAAGGGCCTCGGCGCCTGA